In Candidatus Eisenbacteria bacterium, one DNA window encodes the following:
- a CDS encoding EutN/CcmL family microcompartment protein has protein sequence MILGVVIGEVVSTLRHASLARRKLLLVRPATPEGEAEGEAFIALDTVGAGAGERVLVVHEGNAAEAILRVPGVPVRSLIVGVVDAIVSTSPGEEEAP, from the coding sequence ATGATCCTTGGCGTCGTGATCGGCGAGGTGGTCTCCACGCTCCGCCACGCCTCCCTCGCGAGGCGAAAACTCCTCCTCGTTCGTCCCGCGACGCCGGAAGGGGAGGCGGAGGGCGAGGCCTTCATCGCGCTCGACACCGTCGGCGCGGGCGCGGGGGAACGGGTCCTCGTCGTGCACGAGGGGAACGCGGCCGAGGCGATCCTTAGGGTTCCGGGCGTTCCGGTTCGAAGCCTCATCGTCGGGGTGGTCGACGCGATCGTCTCCACCTCCCCGGGGGAGGAGGAGGCGCCGTGA
- a CDS encoding EutN/CcmL family microcompartment protein encodes MRLGLVIGTVVATRKAESLLAKRLLLVQPLDEKNRPAGRPLVAIDTVSAGRGERVLFVEKREAAKAFPGPQIPVDAAILGIADQVEIEE; translated from the coding sequence ATGAGGCTCGGCCTCGTGATCGGAACGGTCGTCGCCACGCGAAAGGCGGAGTCCCTTCTCGCCAAGCGTCTTCTTCTCGTGCAACCGCTCGATGAGAAGAACCGACCCGCCGGCCGGCCGCTCGTGGCGATCGATACGGTGAGCGCCGGGCGGGGCGAGCGGGTCTTGTTCGTCGAGAAGCGCGAGGCGGCGAAGGCGTTCCCCGGACCGCAGATTCCGGTCGACGCCGCGATCCTCGGCATCGCGGACCAGGTGGAGATCGAGGAATGA